AATTTCAAATGGAATGTTCCCTGAAATCAGGCTTACGACTTGGAAAGTAAGAGGAACCTCTACGATTCTAACCTCAGAGTTCAAGATGTCTGCACTCACTAGTGCAAGAAAAACTGTAGTTATGTACTGTtttatttgtggctcattaaattggtcatacacagtactgtccaGTCCCTGCCTGTGGATATGTTGCTACAGTATTTGTATGCGCACAATACCGTGAGGTGCGTTATCTCCTGGTGTTCCTACCAATGAACCTGGCTAGAATAGATAAACCACTTCCCAACTTGCTGTGCTCTGGTGCAACGTCATTTCTAGCTCTGAACTCCGAGgtaaatggaatgcagcattaagctTGGTGTAATGCATCTTATCCTTCCAGGCCTTCCTGCTTTGTTATTGCACGTTCAAACCAGCGTCACTAGTGCCGGGCTGGACCTTCATCCTGCTCACAGCTGCACTGGGAGCCCAGCGCTGTGTGTTCCCCTTTGTGGTGGATATTTGGGGGTGTGTTCTCTTCTGGCACCTGCATGAAGGGCCTCGAGATTAGAGAGAGCAACCTCCCTTGTCGGCGCTCTGTTCTTTCAGCGCCTTACATGGCCTTTCATGATCACAGGGCCGCTCTTCTCGGGCAGATGGCGTGTCATGTGATCTCTGGCGACACACCAGCGATCCAATGGCATCCTGGGGAGAGCAGTTTACAGCCTGTGCTCCGCGCTTTCACACTATCTGTTACCTTCACCCACTTCTATGAATAGAGCCGATATACATTCTAAGCATTGCCATGCATTAAGGTTAAGGTATGTGGTGCTTGTTTAGCCCTGTGTGAAATTAGCTTTTTGATAAAGCTGTGTGGTCAGAGTTTGACGGCTTTCTGTCAGACCTGTCGTTTGCCTGTGGACGCAGTGAGCAGAATGACCCAGcaacgtgccccccccctccccagtccacatctcctgttcctgcagctgcTAGTGTCTTTCTATGGGCAGGTAGTCTAAGCATGGTGAGCAGAGCTgcagcctgttgctgggtaGCTGTAGCCTCTACACACGGTCACATCCTCCTGGTATTTCCTGGGTCTCTTACCATGGCGTTTTGTTTTTGATACTTGCCGTGCTTCACATCCTCTGATGTATTATAAGCGTCATTACCCTGTAAGTCTCTAAGTAAGATTAACCTCTTGATATTATATTAAAGTTAAACATTCTGTCCAGCACgtccccttgccttgtgccctatgctgcctacGATAGGCTCTAGGCCCCCTTGTGATGCTGTACTGGATTAGtgattggaagatggattgatggatgttgACATGGGCTTGCTAGACGCAGAGATCATGTTTTCACAGCACGTGTTTTTCCGCAGATGGCCGTCCCTTGTATATCCTTCGCCTCGGTCAGATGGACACGAAGGGCTTGGTGCGTGCCCTTGGGGAGGAGTCTCTTCTGAGACACGTAAGTGCCAAGCAGCCCTCGGCCTTCGTGTCACGTGACCTGCCGCAGATTGGCCCATTAGCCTTTAACCCCATGTGTAACTCTGGTCTCTCGCTAGGTGCTTTCCATCAACGAGGAGGGCCTGAGACGCTGCGAGGAGAACACCAAGGTCTTCGGCCGGCCAATAAGGTGAGGCTGCCTTCTGCGCGTCCTCATCCGCCAATGCGCCACACTCCATCCGTAAAAGGAGCATCAAACCAGTCTGCCCGCTTGTCTTATCAGTTCTCGTGGCCTCGTTTCCGCTGAGCCGCACGTCGTCACAGTCTGTACCGAGAAGCCACTATCTGTGGCGGGGCGTTTATCACCCTGCAGCTTGCAGCTAGtttcggggggggagggggggcagggggggctgcAGTAGAGACGTGTTGAGAGGCTATCTGCATTGTGGAGGACGAAGGTGGCTGGGGGtgggcttttttttcttttcttttcttggcTGGCTGGGCCTGTGCGCCTGCCTGAAAGTTCTGTGTAAAGCAGTGCACTTGAGCTGAATGGTACTGGAAGAAATTCACATTGAAATATTACAAATTTCTGCATTAATTTAAAGCAttatttacaatatttacaatatttaagtgcaccttcataatgcgttcataatgcattcatagcacattcataagcagcatgcaagtacaccataacatcctaacatcccttaacagctttacattacattaataacaaacattacatgattatacaattatattgtttgttattgtataatgtttattaatgtatattacagctgttaagggatgttgggatgttaaggtgtacttgcatgatgtttatgaatgttttatgaatacttaataCATTTTGAAGGTGTACTAAAccttttatgaatgcaatgtaaaagcattatgaaggtgtacttaaGTATTGCAATATTTGGTAACATTTACATTATCTCTTTATAAAAGAGTTGAAAATTTACCTAGAAGTAAAATGTAGCCAAATAGAACTTTATCTATTTTATCTCAGTTGGTGGTGTTGCCAGTAGTTGTGGCAGCAGAGCCAAAGCAGTGCCAGCAAATCACTCAATATTGCGCAATATCATCTCTATGGAATTCAGAATGTTTCCGTAGAGGACATCGAATGTTTTTCCGTGACCAGTTTTCCATCACTCTTGCCTTGCTCTCtgaagaggaggtgggtccaagcaactagaggaggcgggaccaaccaatcacatgTCTTGGTCCtatctctagttgcttggacttaCCACCTGTACAATCTGCTTGGTTcattctctgaaccaatcatttttcgttctgccctcaggccatttttgtgcaagtaaaactcccaagaGCTTCTGCCCTCCTCATTGTGTTAAATTGCTCATAATCCCACCACACTGTCTGAGTCCAACAGTAAGGATAAGAATGATGCTAAGTTTTGTTTcttatgacagagtaaaaatgtttcagcAAAACTTTTTGATGGTTTCAACCCAGCTGACTATCATGATTCTTCGATGTGACAGGGTTACTGTCCATGTCACATATAGAGGTCACTCTAGCATGTTACCCCTTTACTTCTCCCACAGTTGCTGGACATGTCTGGTGGATCTCGAGGGCCTGAATATGAGGCATCTGTGGCGACCGGGCGTCAAGGCCCTGCTGCGCATCATCGAGGTGGTGGAGGCCAACTACCCTGAGACGCTGGGCCGCTTGCTCATCCTGAGGGCGCCACGCGTCTTCCCCGTACTCTGGACCCTGGTGAGGCCCAAGTccctgcagcagcagcaacgTGGCCATGGAGCACGTCGCTCCTGTCACAGATCCAGTGCTTCAAAATTAATCGCCTGGCTTCGTGGATGTGCCGGTTTCCGGAGGGACCGGTTTATCCTGCAttaatatatgtttttgttacgTTAAATATTTCCAAGCCATAGGGAACATTATGTTCCCCTCCCTTTCTCCCTCCCCCACTCCGCTCAGCTGAGCCAGTTTAAATTGTTCTTGTGTTCACACCTCAGTGTGGTTAAGTTACCAAGCCCACTGAACTGCGTGAGAATTtagaagaaaataaatgtgtgtAATTCAGTCATCGTCGGATGCATGACTGCAGCACGGCCGAGCCCCTCCTGCCTTATGAACCTTAATTTTTCTTGCAGGTCAGCCCCTTTATTGACGAGAACACTAGAAAGAAATTCCTCATCTACGCCGGCAATGATTACCAAGGGCCAGGAGGCCTTGTAGACTACATAGACAAGGAGGTGATCCCAGACTTTCTGGGAGGAGAGTGCATGGTGAGTGTAGGCTCGTGGTCAGGTGGAGGTGGAGATGTGGCGTATTTGGTTGCCATGCTGGGGCTTTCAAAGCGAATGATTTAATGAGCCTTACGGTTCACCTCCCCCCCTTTTCAGTGCGAGATCCCAGAGGGTGGCCTCGTCCCCAAGTCCATGTACAGGACAGCAGAGGAACTGGAGAATGATGACATCCGCCTGTGGACGGAGACCATCTACCAAAGCGCCAGTGTCTTCAAGGGGTCCCCACATGAGGTAATCCTGTAGCCATTCGCTGGGTGCTGGCTTTGCTATTAACTCGGCTCTGCGACACTTTCTGTAGAATGATGCAGTTTGGTGCTTCTGGTGTCTTGTTTTGTGGAATACTGCCACCCAGTGGCCatgttttgtattgtttttaCTGGTATGTTTTTCTGGGGCAAAGTAGTTTATGTAAAATGGGGTCCTCCTCTGTTGATGTATATCGTCTTAATCAGGTGGAAGTTTGCTAGTAAGACAGAAGCATTAATAAAAAGGGATCTGCTGTTTTATCGTCCAATCAGCTACTGATCGAGATCATCGACGCAGCCTCTGTCATCACATGGGACTTTGATGTCTGCAAAGGCGATGTGGTCTTCAACATCTTCCACTCCAAGAGGGCCCCACAGCCCCCTAAGAAGGACACCCTCGGCACCCATGGTATCACGTCCCCAGGGGGCAATAATGTTCAGCTCATCGACAAGTCATGGACCCTGGGACAGGACTACAGCATGGTAGAGTCACCACTCACCTGCAAGGAGGGCGAGAGCGTGCAGGTGAGACAAGGGCCATGCccaccagcctcagcctgtcagTGTGTGCTCTTCGCTTCTGTCCTCACCTCCTGGCCTGTCCGTGCTCCTTCCAGGGCTCCCACATCACGCGCTGGCCGGGCTTCTACATCCTGCAGTGGAAGTTTCACAGTATGCCGGCCTGCTCGGCCACCAACCTGCCGCGAGTGGACGACGTGCTGGCCACCCTGCAGGTCTCCAGCCACAAGTGCAAGGTCATGTACTACACGGAGGTGCTGGGCTCCGAGGACTTCAGGTCAGCCGCCCGTCtgctctgcctgcctgtctgcacaGGCGAGGTCCTGCCCTCTGTCCTATCTGATTGAATTACACCAAGTCAATATTATAAGTAATCTAGTGTGTAATATATAGCATAAAAACTAGGCTCTCTTTAGTTTATTTCTGCCCTCGTGTTTTATAGCGTTACTTGGTCTTATGAGATACAGAAGGGATGTTTGCTGTAATCTTATCTGAAACCTGGAGCATGGCTCCAAGGTTATAGCACATCAGCTCATTAACAGTTCAGTTACCAGCAAAGACCCACATCGTCGTGCCTCTGTGTCGTGTGAAGTATGGCCGCCTGCCTGTGGAAGCACTCTTACCCATTATGTCCTTTTTGTTTCTCCCTGGTAAAGAAATGCTTGCTGCGATGTGCAGAGTTTGTAAGTGTATTTGCATCCCTAGCTAGCCTGATTTCCCTGAAGCAGTCATCCGAGGGGCTGCTCTGTGGCGTCTGGGCTTGAATCTGGGTCCCCGGCCAccttcctgtttgtttatttatttttgcctgTGTTTTCGCTTCCTGTATCGGCTTGTGTGATCTATTTCACTACATCTCCACACTTGCTGCTAGAGCTTGGCCTTGCATCACTTACTTAGCTGCTTGGCTTATTTCTTTATTAGCTGTAGCTGCAGATCATGCCTCCGGTAAGGACCTCGCTCACACGCTGTGTGGCCCCGGTGTAGGTGCCCGTGCACGGCCTCGGCTGGGGAGGGGTTCCTGCGGTGTGTTGAAGGTCGCGTTGCGGTGTGCTGGCTTCTCCCTTGCCCCTCCCTCCATTCCTCCGTTCTTCTCTGAAGGAGTGCTGATCTGAACGAACCCTGTCTCTCCCTGTCAGTCTACGTCTGTCTCGGTCAGTGCTGGGAGCTGAAACAGAAGGTCGATGGGGCAGCTACTCGCCGGGAAGCGGCGCATTAATAGTTTGTCCCGCTGGCCTTGGGGGCGTGGCCACAGCAGAATCAGTGCTGTTGTGCTTGTGCCTGAGATGAGCACCCAACAGTGCTTTAGGTTTATTTATAAAGGCAGCCATTGGCAGCCAGCCGCCCTCAAACTACGCCCCGCCTCCAAAATGGCATCCTGCGAACTCGCTTGACTCGCGCATGACTGACATCGGCTTGTGTCCCATGACAGTAACGAGAAGAGCGAGCATGGGGTACGCGCTTAATTTTTAACTCTGGCCTGCTTCTTCATCTGACCTCTCCTTACCTTTGTTTCTTTCCTCTCCACCGAGCTGAGGTGCATCCAGGGGCTGCTCCTGAtttttcttttgtgtttttttttctccccccttCTCCCAGGGGCTCGATGACTAGCCTGGAATCCAGTCACAGCGGTTTCTCCCAGCTCAGTGCTGCCACCACTGCATCCAGCCAGTCGCAGTCCAGCTCCATGATCTCGAGGTAGTGGCACAGACGAGCCGGGACCCGGGGGCCAGGGGCTGGGGGAGGCTCCTGGATCAGACACCGGAAGCCCCGCATGTCACCCCCTGCTCCGCATGGCTGATCCACCTAACTCTGTCCAGCCAAAGCATGCTCGCACAACCGAGAAGTCATACACCCTTGAGGCAAAAAAAGACTCATTTATGATACAAAGGGCTCCATTTTGCAATAGGTGATTTGTTTTCCCAGCAGCCAGTTGGGGAGCAGGTCTGCACATCAGTTGTATGCTCAAGATTGTGAGTTTAACTGGGCATTCGTCCTGTTGGACCGTGCAGTGTCACATCTCTGGAGAGCTGGACGAGGAAGATGGACATGTGCTCAGCCAGATCACAGAGCTctgtgtgcgcacacacacacacacacacacacacacacatacgcacgcacacacatacgcacgcacacacacacacacacacatatatacacatatacgtACATAAACACACTCACACTTGAATTAACCTCCCAGCAAAGCTGTAGATCGTCATTTCTTTTCATGGATGAAGGTCGAATTCAGTGTATGTGACGGTTGTCTTCCACAAGCAATATTGACAGTAGCGTGTGAGGTTGGTATTAATCTTGACATCATGTCCTCTGAGGTGTTTTCTGCCTGCTGGTAACAACACGCAAGAGTTGCTGTGTAGGCATGAGCAAACTGTGGGCTGGCTTTGATTAGGTAGCAGTCAGAAGCATTATGTGGAGAAGCAGTGATTACATGCTGCTAgtgtttgtgtctctgcccGGACGTGAGGTGGAAGGGTTTAGTTTGGAAATTCTGCAGTCTTTTTGAGTGGCCTTCGAATTCGTCCTCGTCTGATCAAAGCCAGCCTGATGTACTGGGATGATCACTGAAATAATAGGTCAGAAATcattttcatatatttgtgAGGAGTGATGTGGTCCGACTCGTTTAATCCTGCAGTCACTACAATGTTAGAAGTAGTGATGAATAACTGGTATTTATGGTGGGTTTACATTTCCTGATTTAGGTGGTGCTGTGAGGCAGTACTGTCCTCTGGTTTTGGTGGAATATAGGGAACAGCGCATTGATAGTGTGGTAGCCCTTAGTGACCTTTTGGTGCTGACAGGAAAgaagtactttttttttttttataatcagCATAAAATGTTGGAATATATTTGGTTACTGGAAATTTGTGTGCAATTTTGTATATGGATTGAGGTGGACAAGTAACCGTGAACTGTTTGAATATTTTCTCAGAGATGTGTCCCAGGTGAGGGATCTGTTGAGCTGCTGCAGCTGATTCATAACGATTGTgtcacgtgtttttttttttttccggttGAGCTCCTAGGATTAGCAGCATGCAACACTCCCATCGCACAGAGAcaaaaaggagactgaggggaacGGTTGACATTGCAAATGTATTTTCCTTTGTGTTTAACAAACGGTTCTTGACACACCTAAACACTtgtgcacacatgcacatgcgtACAGCCACTGTGCATTTCAGGAAAAGGTCAGTCCAGTTTCACGTACCTCCAGTGCAAACTACTATTGGAATGTTCAGTCTACACCTTTCAAAGGACAAAATATCAGCAGTGCTCAAGAACTGTGTTTTAAATGGATGATAACTGCGTTCTGCGTGATGTCATTCAGCGTTCTAACAGCCATCGGTGGTGGGGAAACTAGTGCTCTTCCCCTGGTCTTATTGGCAGATACAAGATGGAACAGCAGCCAGCCAAACGGGCCTGGTTAAAACATCACCTTCAGCCATTCAAAACCAATGTGCATGTGTAACTCAGTGGACTTACCTCCCTTTGGAGTTTGCCAGACTGGCAAAAGCCagaagatgttttttttatggTTTTGTGAGATGTTTTTTTAAACAGTGATTGACTATGAAATTGTATGTATAAATCACTGCAATAAGTGGTATGTGGCCAAAACTAAGTTTGGAAAGATGCAAAAGatctgcagtggtttttatggcAGAAGCTGTCATTTTCTGAGCAGATGCACCAGGGGTGATAAAGATCATTCTCCTATGTTTCTTTTGAAGAGTCTCTCTCCATACAGCCCATTTTTGACCCATTTGGGCAATTTCATGATCATACCATGAAATCATTTTCGGGCTGTGAAAGCACATGGTGTGTACTGAGTTGTggctaccccccctcccctttattTTAAAGATGTTGGAGAATGACTCATCCCACCCCTTTGCATCCCATCAACACAGCATCTCTACTTTGTGAAGCATTTTGTAATTTTTCGTGTAAAACACGTGTATGTCAATTTCTTAAGTACACCAAATGTTAAGTGAGCCAATCTGTGCCAATGGCAGGGAACTGGATAATGAATCTACTGGTCTGATCTAATATTTGTATTGACATTTATGCCAATGTACTTGTCTCACTTAAAGATTAGGGCTATTATGTCTGTTCTGTCCTCTTGTAATATCTTTTCATCTCGTCTTCAGTTTACACTCATCTGGGCTTTGTTGATATTGCATAtctttcagatttttttgtgtAAAGTTTGAATTAATataaagattattttttttccaaaatattaaacttattctgaataaacggtttgttttttattggttAATCAATTACAGTTAAGCCTTTCAAAGTTATTTCTATAAAAAGTTCGTCCCAGTTTGATGCACCAGGTGGTGATATTTGGCAGGTAAACGTGCATAATTCTGCTCtaaatcccatccatccatatagtAAAGAACAACTAGtgaaaccaataaatacttGTACCATTAACCACGTCGTGCCCCCACCACCCCTGTAATAGTAAAGGGGCGGATCCTTTGTCCTTGCCTTAGGTCCTCCATCTATTTTCAAGTCTTAGTTAACTAAGACCACAAAGATTTTAACATATATTAATTCTGTCAAAATAACCCATTTACACCATATATCTACCTTAGTACTATTGTAAATAGTAGTAGTAAATAATTCTAATAAAGTTGAAGTGTTATGTTAAGCACTGTTTAATAACCAAGTAATTTTATAATGTATAATTTACTTAAACTATCAATAGAATATTAAAATGgcattaaatcacaaagcaaggAATTTTCATGACATGGACAGAACAGGTTTAACACACAcaaacttaaatacacaaatattAAATCCAGCTCAGTCACAATTACCTACCATAAATCAGGAATTATTATGCTCCAAAACACCCTTTCCACACTACCATGAATATCACCAGTAACTCTTTTTAGAACCAATTGTGGGTCCCCACCTAACAACACGCTTTCCGAGATATCTTAAATCATTCAGTTTTCCTATTCAATATATCTGTGCAGGCTGAACTGTCGCTTGTGAGCAAACGGCGGCAGGACTGCTGCCTACAGAAGAGGGGAGCACCTGTTAGCCTCAGTGTTAGCTGTTTCACTGACGATTTGTGATAATCCTGGAGGATTCtacacaagcaaacaaacaaaaaggttATATTATTACAAAGGTCAGTCACAGAACTCTATCTGCTAAATGAATCTAGTGATCGATTTGAGAAAAAACAGGAAAGAATCAAAATCATTGCATTTGCAAGTACGTTGAATGAAAGTGCAAACTAAATATAAGCGCAATCATCGTGTGACGTGTGTAATGCGCAGTCCAGGGGAAAAGCGTGAGCAGCTGCAAGTTACTGGTGGCTGCTGAGAGGGGTTCCCAGAGCGGGAAAAACTATGTACAAATGTACAATTTTGTCTATTAATATGTATACTTTATCATTAAGTACAATGTTATAcagtatatggacaaaagtattgggacacctgaccATTACACCTACAAAAAACTTTTATCCATAGGTATCAATATTAAGTTggtccccccctttgcagctataacagctgccactcttctggggaggctttccactagattttggagtgtgtctgtgggacagggttgaggtcagggctctgtgcaggccagtcaagttctttcaCACCAAAtttacccaaccatgtcttaatggaccttgctttgtcatgctggaacagaaaagggccttccttccccaaagTGTTGGAAGCataaaattgtccaaaatgtctcggTATGTTGAAGCATTGGAACTATGGGGTCTAATGCAGCCCCTAAAAacacccccataccattatccctacagttggcacaatgcagtcaggcaggtaacgttctcccggcatctgccaaacccagactcgtccatcagaccgccagacagagaagcgtgattcatctTTACACAGAGCACGTACCCAATGCTCTCGAGTCCAATGGGGCGTGCTTTAAAACACTCCATCCAACGCTTGCCCTTgctcttggtgatgtgaggcttgcatgcagctgctcagccatagaAGTCCATTCTATGAAGCACCCAGTGCAGTTTTCGTTCCCAGGTTaagaactctgcagttactgagcCTACTGAGCGATGGCGACCCAGTCCTGTTACTTTACGCGGTCTGTGGctcagtttctgttgttcctaaacacttgcactttgcaataataccacttacagttaacCATAGAATATTTAGCAGGGAACAAATTTCATGAAgagttattgcaaaggtggcatccactGGCCTCATCAGAACGAcctattctttcacaaatgtttataaACCTGACTGCAAACACCTGATTTCAATCATTAAGAGACGTGTCCCGATACTTTTGTCCGTACCGCGTATATCATAATGTAAGCAATAATGTTAGCAAGGCACTTTTATTTTGACACAATAAGCGAAAATAGCAACCGGTGCCCCCTCTTAATTCTTGCCAGCTTCGCGCTGCTGTGATGATGTGCAAACATGATATTCACATCCATATCTGTCGGAAAATTGCGTTAtacatgaaaatgaaatttgctTAATAAATGTGAAGATTTCAAGTAACAGTGATCATTTCGCAAAGACAATATCCCCATTTTTATGTCTCTATTATGAATTATGTAAACATTAACCAGTCACGGAGGACTCTTGCGGTTAAGtaccaccccctgcccccaaaGTAAAAAGTTAATTATACCGCCCAGATCACTGTTCAACTAAAAGTTATTTATCCCATATTCCTGTTTAAACATTTCCGGGTCGTGCTGCGCAATTCCGATCCGCTGGTAAGATGAATCGCCCTGAATATATTAGTTAGGGTGACCATACGTCTCTTTTTGGGATCTAAAAAAAATCTTGAAATGTACAGGATTTCGCTTTGCTTTATGTTGACATTTGCTATCTCCAGTCAGAATACTTTCCGTCTGCATATTTGTGTTGTTCTGATGCCTCTTTGCGTCCTGTACCCGGTGTCCTGTTTTCTGCAAAGCTGAATATGGTCACCGTACATTTGTATATGATACTAGGtttatatatgaatatatcagcaacataaaatatataccaacaactgaaatgtaaaactagcCTGGGTTCAGTAGCCTGGTTATTTGGTTTTTGTAGTTCTCTGGAATGTCGGTTTTGACACAAatgcatgattttttttgtgttacTCTCCTACTAATAACGTCCTACTAACGTTTTTGTTCACTTTATGCAGATGTAAACGTTTGGTTTTCAACTCGCCAGCATGGaaatcacatttaaaagcaAACGAGCTGTGGTAACGGGCGCAGGCAAAGGTAGGTAGGAGAGCCGCGGTGCCACAGCGCCGCCGTGCGGTGCCTTTTCTTCATGACGTAAAGTTTCACAGCTCCTCTAGTCGTTCGGTTAACACGTCATGTGGGCGCTTCTGTGTTGATCGACCATAAGACAAGTCATTTGATGTTTAAGTTACTGAAATGCTTTAGTGTCTTGTGCCGTTTTAGGGATCGGTCGAGCTACTGCTCTCGCGCTTGCCCGTGGTGGAGCTGAGGTCATTGCTGTTACACGTACCCAGGCCGACCTAGATAGTCTCGTCTCAGAGGTATTAACCAATGGTGTGCACGTACCCTGATTGGAGCTATAATCTCGCTGTATTCCTCTGTTATTCCGCACAGGGAGCAGTACCTCTGTCTTTCTCATGTGCTTCTTTCCTAGTGTCCCTCCATTAAGCCGGTGTGTGTGGACCTGTCAGACTGGGATGCCACTGATGTGGCCTTGAAGGACTTGGGACCAGTGGACCTGCTGGTAAACAATGCAGCTGTTGGGATGCTCACACCGTTCTTAGAAGTCACTCCTGAGCAGATTGACAGGTAAAGGCTGAAAAGGGGGCGAGGGGTTCCTGTTACAGGTTTTTAATTTAGACAAAATTAAACGGCACGAAAGGTGcctttttcattatttttcagCTTTTGAATTTGTTGGGTGATGGGTCTGACTCCTCATTTTAATCTGGCTGTATTGCCTCCATTTGATGTTCCCTTtgaatgcaatttcactttgtttaGCCACCCAGTCCTCCATGAAAGTGGTTTTACCTGAATGATAATTCATCCGAATCATTTTAATCCTCCGGTAAAGCAAGGCATTTTTTACGAGGTTCTTTTCGGCCGCTGACACATGCCTCTTGCTGCCTCTAAATGTACTCCGGCATGATTTAACGTAGGACAAGCCTTGCGTGCATCATCATTGATAAACATGACTCGCTTGTTTCAGTGATAGCCCATTTTGTGTGTAtcagtattgcacattcttAAGGTTCACATCATTTTTATGAGAAATCATTTTCAGTTGAATTTTTAGGATACTTAATGCGGATACCAAGTCATTCAGGTAtcatctgcatttttatttcagattgTTCAACATAAACGTGAAAGGAGCTCTGCATGTTGCACAGGTGAAGCTGGAAGCCACGTACAATGATGTCATCTTGGGTCTCCTTCACTAGCCACGTACAATGATGTCATCTTGGAACTCCTTCACTAGCCACGTACAATGACGTCATCTTGGGTCTCCTTCACTAGCCGCTTACAATGATGTCATCTTGGGGTCCCCTTCACTAGCCGCGTAGAATGATGTCATCTTGGGTCCCCTTCACTAACCGCGTAGAATGATGTCATCTTGGGTCCCCTTCACTAGCCACGTACAATAATGTCATCTTGGGTCTCCTTCACTAACCTCTCACTAGTTCTGTCCTTTTTAACTTCTGGTAGCTGGACTCTCAATAGCTGCCAGTGCTGTTGGGAGTGTAAGTAATGCTGTGATGCTCTCTGGATGATGTTGGTACAGATCGTAGCTAAGGGAATGAAGGCCAGGGGCTCTGGTGGCTCCATCGTGAACGTCTCCAGCCAGGCCTCCCAGCGTGCTCTGAAGGACCACGCGCTTTACTGTGAGTGAGACATGCTTGGAGCTGCCGTGTCGTC
The sequence above is a segment of the Brienomyrus brachyistius isolate T26 chromosome 5, BBRACH_0.4, whole genome shotgun sequence genome. Coding sequences within it:
- the LOC125742087 gene encoding SEC14-like protein 1, which codes for MVQKYQSPVRVYKQPFELVMAAYERRFPTCPLIPMFVGSDVISEHKSEDSATHNIERRCKLDVDAPRLLKRIAGVDYVYFIQRNSLNRRERTLHIESHNETFSNRVVIHELCCYSVHPENEEWTCFEQSASLDIKSFFGFESTVEKIAMKQYASSINKGKEIIEFYMKQLEEEGVTHIPRWAPAPAFPVASSTPARLELPVTPSIAIPVSSTRDANPSGEGTGSSPPGSPAEPPAGTPEDKLDADYIKRYLGDLTPLQESCLIRLRQWLQETHKGKIPKDQHILRFLRARDFNMDKAREILCQSLTWRKLHQVDYLLETWNSPQVLQDHYTGGWHHHDKDGRPLYILRLGQMDTKGLVRALGEESLLRHVLSINEEGLRRCEENTKVFGRPISCWTCLVDLEGLNMRHLWRPGVKALLRIIEVVEANYPETLGRLLILRAPRVFPVLWTLVSPFIDENTRKKFLIYAGNDYQGPGGLVDYIDKEVIPDFLGGECMCEIPEGGLVPKSMYRTAEELENDDIRLWTETIYQSASVFKGSPHELLIEIIDAASVITWDFDVCKGDVVFNIFHSKRAPQPPKKDTLGTHGITSPGGNNVQLIDKSWTLGQDYSMVESPLTCKEGESVQGSHITRWPGFYILQWKFHSMPACSATNLPRVDDVLATLQVSSHKCKVMYYTEVLGSEDFRGSMTSLESSHSGFSQLSAATTASSQSQSSSMISR
- the dcxr gene encoding L-xylulose reductase encodes the protein MEITFKSKRAVVTGAGKGIGRATALALARGGAEVIAVTRTQADLDSLVSECPSIKPVCVDLSDWDATDVALKDLGPVDLLVNNAAVGMLTPFLEVTPEQIDRLFNINVKGALHVAQIVAKGMKARGSGGSIVNVSSQASQRALKDHALYCATKGALDMLTRVMSLELGPYQIRVNSVNPTVVMTDMGRLGWSDPVKANAMKDHIPMGKFAEVEDVVNSILFLLSDKSPMTNGVILPVDGGFLAS